The genomic stretch ttattttttgaattGGCTACTCTGGCCTTGTTATTATCCAATTTATCTTCTGGGCCTGTTTTCACTTCTTCATCAAAGCTTAGGTTCCGAGTTTCACCATTGTTCATTTTGGTCGTTGCATCGTCGTTAAAATTGGTCGTTGCATCGTCGTTAAAATTGTTCGTTTCATCAATAATAGCATCCGCTTCTAAAGTTGGTGTGTTATCATTACTAATGGCATTTCTTTCTGATATTGGCGAATCCGTGTTACTATCATTAGTTTccatattaatattatcatCTATCGTAATTCCCGCCTCATCGTTACTACCATTTCCAGAACCAGTAATTGTACGACCACTATTCCCTTTACCATCACTTATACTTATATCTTCCTCAATTTCATCACTGTTTCTGTTCCCCAACACTTCTAAGTCTTCGACAATACCACCAAGTTCTACTTTTCCCACATTTTCCACATTGGATTCTTCTGCTGATGTATCATTTTCACATTCACTTTCAGTCTTTTCCTTGAACTTGCTCGGActacattttttttctcTACTCACTTCCGCTGGTGCTCCCACTTCCTCCttatcagcttctccacTGCTTCTACTTAAGTACGCTTTAATGATGTTTATCATATCCGTCAGGTCACTGCTGTTTACTGTTGCTGTCCTTTTAAAGTTTATCAGTGCGTTCCACTCcgtcttcagcttcatcGTGTCCACGGTCACTGACCAGTTGTTGAATCTGTTGAGTACGCTTCTGCACTTCCTTTCAAATGTCAGCGCCACCTCCACTTCGTTTCTCAGCGGCTCTAGCAACTCTGCTGTGTCCACGTACTCCGTCACTGCTTCTGCTTGCtgcagcaccagcagcgACTCCATGATCCCGTTAACTTTACTGTCTGATGCCAACAAGGTCTCCAGCTTCCTCAGCCTTCTCTTGAACCTTCTCCACATGTTGTACACTGGCTCTATGTTCCTCAGGCTCGGTATCGTCATCTCCAGGTTTTGATACCCGTTGTATGCTgactccagctcctccggCGTCAGCTTCGGCTCGTTTACGTAGCTTCTTTCCTCCATCTTCGCTCTCAACGTCCTTGCCTTGTTCTCGCCCGGACTCCCGTGCTTATCCTTCATGCCAGTGCTTTCTTGTGCGTTTCCATCCCTGTTTCCGTCCTTAGTTCTGTCCTTGCTTACATCCTTGTTTCCGTCCTTGCTTACTTCCTTGCTTACTTCCTTCAAAACTTCAGTTCTACGATTTTCATTGCCTACGCTGTCACTCTCCCCTTTCGTCTTATCGCTGTACCTGTTTGACTTAATTGTCTCGTACATTATTATTCTGTTAAACTTCGGGTCGTCAAACTTATTCATCCACTCCAGCGTCATTTGCAACTTCGCGCTCAGGTGCTTGTATATCTTAGTATCCTTCAGCTCTTCTGGTGTGTTTTCGAGCAGCTCCGATACTAGTGTGTAGTTTGCTGGTTTCTGAGTGTATTTCTGCGCCTGGTACAGCCACAGTGAGTTTTCCACGTGTTTCCTGATGATTTCTACGTCCGGAATCTTCAGCGAATACTCGCCGCTCTTCTCCAGCAGTGACGAGCACACTTCGAACTCCGACTGTATCAGCGACTCCACGATCAGGTGCCTCAGCGCCGATATGTTGTAGAACACCTGGTTCAGCGTCAGGTACTCTGGCGTCATGAACGTCGTGTTCATCCCCTGCTTCAGGAAATTCTCCACATCTTCCAAATCCGCCGTGTTTTCCTCCGTGTCTTCGAAGATGCCCGCCAGTCTCCTCCGTATTTCCACCCGGTACTCCTCCGTCCTTGCTATTGCACACTCCAGTTTATCTGCTGCACGTGAGCTCAGGATCCCACTCGTCGATGCTCTGAACTCTTGCAGGAGTGATTTCGCCTCGTTCAGCGTTATTCTGTCGACGCCTGTTCTGCACATCGCCTCATCCACTCTGTGATTCCAATCGTCGATCGTGTTAACAAACGTTAGGAGTGAGTACGCCAGGTTCTTCACATACTTATAGCTTATCTTCTCCTTGTCCTCCTCAGTTTCTCCAAGCCAGTCTGTCGATGCTTTCGTGTTTACACGGTGATCATCGGAAAGGCTCCTTTCAGATGCTTCCAGTGAAGAACTTGATGGAATCTCCTTCAAACCATCATGtaacttcttctttttctgAATTTTATTATGAAAATCCCCCTTATTCCTTGAAAGACGATAAATCGACTCAACGATCGATGGCAGGTACTGTATCCATGGCTTTACAAAAAGATAGTCCGATTTTGATCTTATAGAATCCAAACTCGGGGTTTCAGGCTCAATTGTTTTCGCTCTTTTCCTTTTCGtgttacttattttacaattgtGTGATTCGCACGTAAAAGAGCTTTTGTCCGACTCGATGTCAGATTCCTGAACAGATTTAACTTAATCTATCTAAAACTTACTGGCTTagtttttttcaaatttattattgctTCGGCCGATATGTTGTTAAATATGGTCTTATATTTGTCGTACAATTTACTTTCCAGCAAATAATTTTCGTCGCTTTGAGATTCCAAATTGTTGCTCACTGGGTCGAAAATTTTTACGTATCTTTCTGAGATCGGCGGCACCGACTGTTTCCTGAAGATTGGTGAAACTAAAGCCTGTCGAGTCACAACATCAACCTTAATACTGTGCCCTTTGCCCATGTACGGATGGCGGTGGTTGGCGGGACTCTGTGCCTCCATTTGTACGCAATATTCCAGCATAAACAAGTGTATAATACTAAATTGTAAAGCAACAAAGTTAAAAcatgtaaaaatatataataaaaatattattgtgTAATTAGTAACCCACCATCAAAACTGGTGTGACATTGGAGCGTGGATTTAATCTTTCAATTAATCCACTTTttcttcaatttttattttttccatcCGATATGACATTTTTGCTATtctttgaataaaatacgCAATCATAGGTCCATCTGCCTTGCAGTTTCAGGAGGTAGGCTCACTTGCAGGTGGCTAGGATCGACATGCCCTTTGGCTCTAGAGGAACCAATTTCCAGCCCTTCTTGTTCGTCTTGCGATGCTATTTGTACCATTGTTGGTGGCATTGGATGGCCTGCGAGGCCTCCTGACTTCTCTGCTTCTGTCAAATCTCTCACGTGAACCTCGACTAAAGGTTTTAATGTTCCGCCCTGATTGGCTGTTTCACCACCAGTTGTCGTTCTTTGAGTTTGAGTTTGTTGTCCACTATCTTGTGACGATTCCATCTCTAAAGCTGAAACTCCTGGTGACCCTGCAGCTGTCTCCTGTTGTGTTGCATTTGTAAACGAATCCTCATCGGATAAATCGTTACCGTCTGGGTCAAATATTTTCGCATTGCCAAATTTGCATCCTAGAAACGTGTTTGTCATAGAATACAGTTTAGTGAGTCCAAAATTCCCCTCCTTCAGCAGAGAAAAGGCCGTAACTTCCTTGGTTACTATAAAGAAAATTGAAAACTGTTTATCGTTCTTAATATCATTTCTCACGTATATCGAGTCTCCTGAGTTTTTGTGGTAGAATATGCTCTTAGTTTTGTCATTGATAACAAAGGAGAGGCAGTCGCCCAGTTCAACTCTGCTACCATCTGCTATATTTTTACCTACTAGGGTGATAACTGTGTTTTCCCTGACTGTGAATTGGAGCACACACTCATTCTTGTGGTTGAGGAAGTAGCCTGTTTCGCAAATGCATGCGAAATCGTTGGTGCCCGACCCCGTGGGAATACAAACCTTATGACTACTGGCTCCACCGCACTTAGCTCTGCGGTCATTTccacatatatttttgtggCAAAGGACTCCATCTCCTTCATATCCTTGCTTGCACACACATCTCTTTAATTGATTGGGTTCTGTTGGCTGAGAACACGTGGTCAGTGGACTCGAACAGTCATCATCTGTTAAACAATGCTGAAAGCATCCTGTGTACGGGTCTCCAAAAAATCCGTTTTGACAGGCACATAAGCTCTTATCGTCAGCGACATTGAAGCAAAACGAATATTTGTTACATACGGTATTCGTATCTTTAGACGTAGCCCACGAAtccttaatttttttacaattATCTTGTGCGAGCCTCTTTTGAAGTGCTGGGTTTAAAAACTCTTGAGGCTCAGGTTTGGCAGCCTCCACAGTCTCGTTAGACTTTAAATGGAAATATCCCATTACAcctttatttactttacaTTTAAGCTGTTCGTCCTTAGTCTGATTCCAAGGGCAATATGCTTTATACACGTTGTCTTTTTTAATAACCGCCAGTGGAAGtagtgtataaaaatatccATTAACGGATATaatgtaaatgttaaaaattaaaaatacaagcAATTTCATAATGTTTTATTCTGCTACATGATATATgatttgatttataaatagattgtatgaataaaaattaaatgtgtagaggtaataaaatattggacATGTGTTTATGAATATACATCTGAAAATATACTGTTACAAGATcaagtaataaaataaacacacacattgaTAACCATTCTACATTGTATTtccaatttaaaaatagaatgttaataaaaataaaagaagaataagCAATATGTGTGAATTATGTTACCCAATAAAAACAACCAACATGATAGTGTAAAAACATCCAGTAACTACAGGAAAAGAGAAGATTGTTCATGAAATTAATTcaaagtttatttttactttgcTTAAAGCTCTTGAGATGTCGGTCCCTGCAGATCCAGCGTCGATAGTGGTCTCACTTCCACAGAGGAAACTTCTCCCTCCAACACCTTTTCCGGCAGTATGTTTGCCGTTTTCAATCCACCCACGAGTTCCTCGGGATTCATACTCCGAACATTGACCTCCACCTTTTCAGTCGTATCCTCGCCAACCACAATCTCGTGACCGTTCGGCCTTGTGACCTTTACCTGCCCGAATTTGCACCTTTTGAAGGTGTTCGATATGGAATACAGCTTTGTGAGACCGAAGGCGGTGTCATGCAGAGCCGAAAAGGCGGTGACCTCGTCAGTTAAGACGAAGAAAACGGTGAAGACATTTTCGTTTTTTATTGGCCTCCTCACGTATATTGAGTCTCCAGAGTTTTTGTGGAAGAAAATGCTCTTGCCGTTGTCGTTGAGCACGAAAGAGATGCACTCCCCAGCCTCCACCCTGCTTCCATTCTGGACGTTCTTGCCAGTTAGGGTTAGCACAGTGTCCTTGACCAGAGTGACATCGGGCACAcacttgttgttgtagtccAAAAATTGCCCATTTGGGCACATACACTTGTAATCGCCGTCACCGGGGCCGGTTGGAACACAGACTTTATTTCTATCGGGCCCGCACTTCTCGAATCTGTCATCTCCGCAGGGGTTCTTGTAGCACATCACTCCGTCGCCCTGGTACCCCGAGTTGCAAGTGCAGTACGACAGGACGCTCCCAGTGCCAGTCCTGCAATGCGACACCGGGCTCACGCATTCGGCGTCAGAGAAGCAGTGCTTCTTGCATCCGGCGTACGAGTCGCCAAAGAAGCCTGCGTCGCAAGTACACATGCTGCGATTGCTGCTGAGGTTGAAGCAGAGAGAGTAGCTCTTGCAGGTTCCGGCGGCAGTGCTCACATCCTTATACGTAGTTTTCAAGTGCTGGCAGTGGTCTTCTGAAAACAGCCTCTGAACCAAAGGGTTGAGGAACCCCTGAAAGGTGGGCGTGACGTCCTTGTGGCAGTATCCCATTACGTTcttgtaaattttacacCTCAGATTCGGGTCCCTGCTATCGTTCCAGGGAC from Theileria orientalis strain Shintoku DNA, chromosome 1, complete genome encodes the following:
- a CDS encoding uncharacterized protein (growth factor, receptor domain containing protein) produces the protein MMIYSFFIVFFSIYVLAVDCFFYQALPLVVHKVNNTYTAYCPWNDSRDPNLRCKIYKNVMGYCHKDVTPTFQGFLNPLVQRLFSEDHCQHLKTTYKDVSTAAGTCKSYSLCFNLSSNRSMCTCDAGFFGDSYAGCKKHCFSDAECVSPVSHCRTGTGSVLSYCTCNSGYQGDGVMCYKNPCGDDRFEKCGPDRNKVCVPTGPGDGDYKCMCPNGQFLDYNNKCVPDVTLVKDTVLTLTGKNVQNGSRVEAGECISFVLNDNGKSIFFHKNSGDSIYVRRPIKNENVFTVFFVLTDEVTAFSALHDTAFGLTKLYSISNTFKRCKFGQVKVTRPNGHEIVVGEDTTEKVEVNVRSMNPEELVGGLKTANILPEKVLEGEVSSVEVRPLSTLDLQGPTSQEL
- a CDS encoding uncharacterized protein (EGF-like region domain containing protein), giving the protein MKLLVFLIFNIYIISVNGYFYTLLPLAVIKKDNVYKAYCPWNQTKDEQLKCKVNKGVMGYFHLKSNETVEAAKPEPQEFLNPALQKRLAQDNCKKIKDSWATSKDTNTVCNKYSFCFNVADDKSLCACQNGFFGDPYTGCFQHCLTDDDCSSPLTTCSQPTEPNQLKRCVCKQGYEGDGVLCHKNICGNDRRAKCGGASSHKVCIPTGSGTNDFACICETGYFLNHKNECVLQFTVRENTVITLVGKNIADGSRVELGDCLSFVINDKTKSIFYHKNSGDSIYVRNDIKNDKQFSIFFIVTKEVTAFSLLKEGNFGLTKLYSMTNTFLGCKFGNAKIFDPDGNDLSDEDSFTNATQQETAAGSPGVSALEMESSQDSGQQTQTQRTTTGGETANQGGTLKPLVEVHVRDLTEAEKSGGLAGHPMPPTMVQIASQDEQEGLEIGSSRAKGHVDPSHLQVSLPPETARQMDL
- a CDS encoding uncharacterized protein (PLU-1-like domain containing protein); its protein translation is MEAQSPANHRHPYMGKGHSIKVDVVTRQALVSPIFRKQSVPPISERYVKIFDPVSNNLESQSDENYLLESKLYDKYKTIFNNISAEAIINLKKTKPESDIESDKSSFTCESHNCKISNTKRKRAKTIEPETPSLDSIRSKSDYLFVKPWIQYLPSIVESIYRLSRNKGDFHNKIQKKKKLHDGLKEIPSSSSLEASERSLSDDHRVNTKASTDWLGETEEDKEKISYKYVKNLAYSLLTFVNTIDDWNHRVDEAMCRTGVDRITLNEAKSLLQEFRASTSGILSSRAADKLECAIARTEEYRVEIRRRLAGIFEDTEENTADLEDVENFLKQGMNTTFMTPEYLTLNQVFYNISALRHLIVESLIQSEFEVCSSLLEKSGEYSLKIPDVEIIRKHVENSLWLYQAQKYTQKPANYTLVSELLENTPEELKDTKIYKHLSAKLQMTLEWMNKFDDPKFNRIIMYETIKSNRYSDKTKGESDSVGNENRRTEVLKEVSKEPKLTPEELESAYNGYQNLEMTIPSLRNIEPVYNMWRRFKRRLRKLETLLASDSKVNGIMESLLVLQQAEAVTEYVDTAELLEPLRNEVEVALTFERKCRSVLNRFNNWSVTVDTMKLKTEWNALINFKRTATVNSSDLTDMINIIKAYLSRSTDAIIDETNNFNDDATTNFNDDATTKMNNGETRNLSFDEEVKTGPEDKLDNNKARVANSKNKESKESRSEKGSRKIQFSELVELYEEFHKLKVKNWQQFRNVEDIYKLGLELRDKVSVVTGSIKEGLRTDELVSNLILVSLETIRYGANMSLEEELLKALKYCLWSKKLYGALNKLYRQKSRESEEKKPKEGGYQPETEDGEGIKEENWRHCEALLRRLASEPERDAFKEYVNAKNTIAHHLNLDTRKAEDVGGANARAFETNNSQREESINRELGAAEEIGADEGANGGQSHSKTRRKDSRFRGLVVSKEILAMTELEVVIEFTKHTAR